From one Paenibacillus sp. FSL K6-1330 genomic stretch:
- a CDS encoding AraC family transcriptional regulator, with protein sequence MTERSVLSFPSPPLPYFLESGKTHYMPGESHPNRRNLGVFDLILVQRGCLFLGEEDMQWALGPGDSVVLLPDAYHYAVQGCQEETSFYWLHFQSAASSAADDDSISHNIKLPRHGPIPYPEQAYQLFDSLHLLATEPRSTAFWREQTLFIQLLELLDPSRSDQEQSRVRKIAEQVESYIKMHYREPISNARLSSDLHFHYNYLTRCMKESHGLTPTEYLLQYRLDQAKRLLLTTQWSMARIAEHVGFQYPPYFSRRFSARFGLSPLQFRKQYTE encoded by the coding sequence ATGACGGAACGGAGTGTTCTTTCCTTTCCTTCGCCGCCGCTCCCCTACTTCCTTGAATCAGGAAAAACACATTATATGCCGGGCGAGTCGCATCCCAACCGGAGAAACCTTGGCGTTTTCGATCTCATCCTGGTTCAACGCGGCTGCTTGTTCCTGGGCGAGGAGGATATGCAGTGGGCGCTTGGCCCAGGGGACTCCGTTGTATTATTGCCGGATGCGTACCATTACGCCGTGCAGGGGTGCCAAGAGGAAACCTCCTTTTATTGGCTGCATTTTCAGTCCGCGGCATCAAGTGCAGCCGATGATGATTCGATCTCACACAACATAAAGCTGCCGAGGCATGGCCCTATCCCTTATCCGGAGCAAGCCTATCAACTGTTCGATTCCCTGCACCTGCTGGCAACGGAACCGAGGTCCACGGCATTTTGGCGGGAACAAACGCTGTTTATCCAGCTGCTGGAGCTGCTGGACCCGTCAAGATCGGATCAGGAGCAATCACGGGTACGCAAAATAGCGGAGCAGGTAGAGTCCTATATCAAAATGCATTACCGTGAGCCCATCAGCAACGCACGTTTATCATCTGACCTGCATTTCCACTACAATTACCTGACGCGCTGCATGAAAGAATCGCACGGCTTGACGCCAACGGAATACCTGCTGCAATACCGCCTGGACCAGGCGAAGCGGCTGCTGCTGACCACCCAGTGGTCGATGGCGCGGATTGCGGAGCATGTGGGATTTCAATATCCGCCTTATTTCTCCCGCCGCTTCTCCGCACGTTTCGGCCTATCGCCTCTGCAATTCCGAAAGCAGTATACGGAGTAA
- a CDS encoding VOC family protein: protein MKSVTPFLMFQGNAEEAMNHYVSIIEDSEITSIARYGPNQPGTEGSVMHAAFSLKGQTFMCIDSNVKHDFTFTPSFSIYLTCESEAEIEKVYGALIDGGGAMMPLDNYGFSQKFGWIADKFGVSWQLNLPNEA, encoded by the coding sequence ATGAAGAGTGTTACCCCGTTTTTAATGTTCCAAGGTAATGCCGAAGAAGCCATGAACCATTACGTTTCCATTATTGAGGATTCCGAAATAACCAGCATTGCCCGTTATGGCCCCAATCAGCCGGGAACCGAGGGAAGCGTTATGCATGCCGCCTTTTCGTTGAAGGGGCAAACGTTCATGTGCATCGACAGCAATGTGAAGCATGATTTTACGTTCACGCCTTCCTTCTCCATCTATCTGACTTGCGAGTCGGAAGCGGAGATCGAGAAGGTGTACGGGGCATTAATTGATGGCGGAGGTGCGATGATGCCGCTGGACAACTATGGATTTAGCCAAAAATTCGGCTGGATCGCGGACAAGTTCGGCGTATCATGGCAGCTTAATCTGCCGAATGAAGCATAA
- a CDS encoding SRPBCC domain-containing protein, producing MEKASTTTLVMKRLFEVAPERVFDAWLNPDMMCKWLFTMETTNKIARNDPRVGGTWEIVDVREGKEYRAIGEYLVIDRPHKLVLTFRMPQFSETVDQITVEFKAVDAGCDMTFTQEIVVPHEEDWTAEDIEKALKEYHTQTEHGWGYMFEGLKQLLETGNINYPS from the coding sequence TTGGAGAAAGCCTCTACAACTACACTGGTCATGAAACGCTTGTTTGAGGTAGCGCCGGAACGAGTGTTTGATGCTTGGTTAAACCCCGACATGATGTGCAAATGGTTGTTTACGATGGAAACGACGAACAAGATCGCCCGTAATGATCCTCGCGTGGGCGGAACCTGGGAGATTGTTGACGTTCGGGAAGGCAAGGAGTACCGGGCCATTGGGGAGTATCTTGTAATCGACCGGCCTCACAAGCTGGTGCTTACCTTCAGGATGCCCCAGTTCAGCGAAACCGTGGACCAAATAACGGTTGAGTTCAAAGCCGTGGACGCAGGATGTGACATGACATTCACGCAAGAGATTGTTGTTCCTCACGAGGAAGATTGGACCGCAGAGGATATTGAGAAGGCGCTCAAGGAGTATCATACCCAAACCGAACATGGATGGGGTTATATGTTTGAGGGCTTGAAGCAGCTGCTCGAGACAGGAAATATTAACTACCCATCCTAA
- a CDS encoding metalloregulator ArsR/SmtB family transcription factor → MVEQNNEEQLDHIFHALADPTRREMVRMIAAQERTVSELAEPFDMSLAAASKHIKVLERSGLLDRSIQGRTHTCRLNPGVMSRAMEWLQFYERFWTRQFDALERELNKAKKEEH, encoded by the coding sequence ATGGTTGAACAAAATAACGAAGAACAACTGGATCACATCTTCCACGCACTGGCTGACCCGACCCGAAGAGAGATGGTGCGTATGATCGCGGCGCAGGAGCGGACCGTATCCGAGCTGGCCGAGCCGTTTGACATGTCGCTTGCGGCAGCCTCCAAGCATATTAAGGTGCTGGAGCGCTCCGGCCTGCTGGATCGATCCATTCAGGGACGGACACATACCTGCCGTCTCAATCCGGGCGTCATGTCCAGGGCGATGGAATGGCTGCAATTCTACGAACGATTCTGGACCCGGCAATTTGATGCATTGGAACGTGAGCTGAACAAAGCGAAGAAGGAGGAGCATTAA
- a CDS encoding HAD family hydrolase yields the protein MRMKTPISPKGIFFDVDDTLYDHLEPFRDAVQEVARPDGAFPYEAAYHRMRYYSDKLSVELGGAGTAAYGEAVEDMRRRRFQYALAEFGIQLTLEEAEAVQQTYLDRQYNITMFEGARELLKKLADAGHVVGLITNGPAEHQMNKIAAMQLGDLIPEERLFVSGAVGWDKPDPRIFHHVNRLTGTVPEGSYYIGDSWRNDVVGALAAGWHVIWFNHRSVGPESEHQPQHTVTSYGELERLLDEVIG from the coding sequence ATGCGTATGAAGACACCAATATCACCGAAAGGGATCTTCTTCGATGTGGATGATACATTGTATGACCATCTGGAGCCTTTTCGCGATGCCGTTCAGGAGGTTGCCCGGCCTGATGGTGCGTTTCCTTATGAAGCCGCCTATCACCGGATGCGCTATTACAGCGATAAGCTGTCCGTAGAGCTCGGAGGGGCTGGCACGGCAGCTTATGGGGAAGCGGTTGAGGATATGCGCAGGCGTCGTTTTCAATACGCGTTGGCCGAATTCGGCATACAGCTGACCCTCGAGGAGGCTGAGGCGGTACAGCAGACCTACCTGGACCGACAGTATAACATCACGATGTTTGAAGGCGCCCGGGAGCTTCTTAAGAAATTGGCAGATGCCGGGCATGTCGTTGGCTTGATTACCAATGGTCCGGCGGAACACCAGATGAATAAAATCGCAGCTATGCAGCTGGGTGACCTCATACCGGAGGAGCGTCTGTTCGTATCCGGAGCCGTGGGCTGGGACAAGCCCGATCCGCGGATCTTCCACCATGTGAATCGGCTGACCGGAACGGTGCCGGAGGGCTCCTATTACATCGGGGATTCGTGGCGCAATGATGTGGTTGGCGCCCTGGCTGCGGGCTGGCATGTGATTTGGTTCAATCACCGGAGCGTTGGGCCGGAATCGGAGCATCAACCGCAGCATACCGTGACGAGTTATGGCGAGCTGGAGCGGCTGCTTGATGAGGTTATCGGATAA
- a CDS encoding methyltransferase domain-containing protein: MTKNMTDVWSKDFVPEGNRASNVDRFTGFEDTYDQHRPEAPQEVVALLTGYLERKPSLVVDLGCGTGLSSFAWRDAADQVIGVEPNDDMRSKAMAKLQSLQQEADTSHDVQLADIKFVSGYSNQLALPDQSADIITCSQSFHWMDPASTLKEVSRVLREEGIFAVYDCDWPPSLTWKVEQSYHELIEWAEDIIDRHVEAQEKAYKGNKNEHLKHIRESGVFRFSKEIVFHHMEPFTAERYTGLAVSQGGIQTVFKLKQTELNDKIAQFHALVEEHFQGRTLPVMLSYRMRLGIK; this comes from the coding sequence ATGACCAAGAATATGACCGACGTGTGGAGTAAGGATTTCGTTCCCGAGGGCAACCGTGCCAGCAACGTGGACCGTTTCACCGGCTTTGAGGATACCTATGATCAGCATCGCCCCGAAGCACCCCAGGAGGTTGTCGCCTTGCTGACAGGATACTTGGAGCGCAAGCCCTCTCTTGTTGTCGACTTGGGATGCGGGACGGGGCTGTCCTCGTTTGCATGGAGAGACGCAGCGGACCAAGTCATCGGTGTCGAGCCGAATGACGATATGCGGAGCAAGGCCATGGCCAAACTGCAATCGCTGCAGCAAGAGGCTGACACCAGCCACGATGTGCAGCTTGCCGACATCAAGTTCGTCTCCGGCTATTCAAACCAATTGGCGCTTCCGGATCAGTCCGCGGACATCATCACCTGTTCCCAATCCTTTCACTGGATGGACCCGGCCAGTACGTTGAAGGAGGTTTCCCGCGTACTGCGTGAGGAAGGGATATTCGCAGTATATGATTGCGATTGGCCGCCGAGCCTGACCTGGAAGGTCGAGCAATCCTACCATGAGCTGATCGAATGGGCAGAGGACATCATCGACCGCCATGTGGAGGCACAGGAGAAGGCCTATAAAGGGAATAAGAACGAGCATCTGAAGCATATCCGGGAGAGCGGGGTGTTCCGGTTCTCCAAAGAGATCGTATTCCATCATATGGAGCCGTTCACCGCCGAACGATATACCGGCCTTGCCGTCAGTCAAGGCGGTATCCAGACCGTGTTCAAGCTGAAACAGACTGAATTGAACGATAAAATCGCACAGTTCCATGCGCTGGTCGAGGAGCACTTCCAAGGGCGGACACTTCCCGTGATGCTCAGCTACCGCATGCGGCTTGGCATTAAATAA